One Kitasatospora sp. MAP12-44 DNA segment encodes these proteins:
- a CDS encoding Uma2 family endonuclease: MSVAPQPEWPQPPVGGWTAEDLDRLPNLPPHTELIDGSLVFVSPQMIFHMRMMRLLEFGLLAAVPAGWDVLREITIVLGKRNRPEPDLMVVRQSALAGLTQTSVAPEDVLLAVEVVSPDSVERDREVKPRKYAAAGIQYYWRVENDEGKPVIYTYEVDPATKVYAPTGVHRGALKAAHPFPVEVSLDLS, from the coding sequence ATGAGCGTCGCACCGCAGCCAGAGTGGCCTCAGCCCCCGGTGGGCGGCTGGACGGCCGAGGACCTGGACCGGCTCCCGAATCTGCCTCCGCACACGGAGCTGATCGACGGGAGTCTGGTTTTCGTGAGTCCGCAGATGATTTTTCACATGCGCATGATGCGTCTGCTGGAATTCGGTCTGCTCGCGGCCGTCCCGGCCGGGTGGGACGTGCTTCGGGAGATCACCATCGTCCTGGGCAAGCGCAATCGTCCCGAGCCCGATCTGATGGTGGTCCGGCAGTCGGCGCTCGCGGGCCTGACGCAGACCTCGGTCGCTCCCGAGGACGTCCTGCTGGCCGTCGAGGTGGTCTCTCCCGACTCCGTCGAGCGCGACCGGGAGGTCAAGCCCCGCAAGTACGCGGCTGCGGGTATCCAGTACTACTGGCGGGTCGAGAACGACGAGGGCAAGCCCGTGATCTACACCTACGAGGTCGATCCGGCCACGAAGGTCTACGCGCCGACCGGCGTCCACCGGGGCGCCCTCAAAGCCGCTCACCCGTTCCCCGTCGAGGTCTCGCTCGACCTGAGCTGA